A DNA window from Naumovozyma dairenensis CBS 421 chromosome 10, complete genome contains the following coding sequences:
- the NDAI0J01920 gene encoding uncharacterized protein, protein MVSKYYILVILASLMLNVASAFDLFGRLHYVGGAEYRFPFFIKKGAVFAITGGRHVGFDNNLSNQGDVCVGSSNVTGSTFHNDGNLLLSETIDLSLTDFLNNGFFGIRGKITTTGSTTVFTRNSFINIGILHIETTSQLTLGTGADQMQNKGTIIFNGGNHTLSSSMMGSGCVAMLNQHELHIDISKTFDNIFYCDSYKKDIHFFGMPNLIGLPITFRGFSKNHDLYFHGSQTARTHILVGSYSPLTGTLVVVTTPKPFSGAYDILTRSIFIGFGYDMFQFNFEFMTHRGLPVVHISYNKQGPYSDIPDRCSIPTGKPNFDQCVSSAGPGTTYVSGSTPTPISTVLSSAATRTTSTLLRSTATDVISSPVTSSTVEAPQTTTSTTSTANVVSSPLTSSAVVAPPTTTSITTTSFQPTTITATSSTSTTTSRKPDATITERKH, encoded by the coding sequence ATGGTATctaaatattatatactgGTAATTCTAGCCAGTCTAATGTTAAATGTCGCTTCAGCATTCGATCTTTTTGGAAGATTACATTACGTGGGGGGTGCTGAGTACCGCTTCCCcttcttcattaaaaaaGGTGCCGTTTTTGCAATTACTGGTGGTAGACATGTTGGGTTTGACAATAATCTAAGTAATCAAGGTGATGTCTGTGTGGGTTCCTCGAACGTGACTGGTTCCACCTTTCACAACGACGGTAATCTTCTTCTAAGTGAAACCATCGATTTAAGTCTGACggattttttaaataatggtTTCTTTGGTATTCGTGGCAAGATTACTACTACAGGTAGCACGACAGTCTTCACAAGGAATAGTTTCATCAACATCGGTATTCTCCACATTGAAACTACATCCCAGCTTACTCTAGGTACAGGAGCTGACCAAATGCAAAATAAGGGTactatcatcttcaatggtGGTAACCATACGTTAAGTTCCTCCATGATGGGTTCAGGGTGTGTCGCTATGTTGAACCAACATGAACTTCATATTGATATTAGTAAaacatttgataatattttttactGTGACAGTTATAAGAAAGATATCCATTTCTTTGGTATGCCGAACCTTATTGGGTTACCAATAACCTTCCGCGGGTTCTCCAAGAATCATGATTTATACTTCCATGGATCTCAAACAGCTCGTACACATATATTAGTAGGATCATATTCTCCATTGACAGGTACATTAGTTGTCGTAACTACTCCAAAACCCTTCAGTGGTGCATATGACATATTAACCAGATCAATCTTCATCGGTTTCGGCTATGATATGTTTCAATTCAACTTCGAATTTATGACCCACAGAGGTCTCCCAGTTGTTCATATCAGTTACAATAAGCAAGGGCCATACAGTGACATTCCTGACAGATGTAGTATCCCTACCGGTAAACCAAACTTCGACCAATGTGTATCAAGTGCAGGACCGGGTACAACCTACGTTTCAGGATCAACGCCAACTCCTATCTCTACCGTATTAAGTTCAGCAGCTACAAGAACCACTAGTACCCTTTTAAGATCTACAGCTACTGACGTGATAAGCTCTCCAGTAACATCCTCTACCGTTGAAGCACCACAAACTACTACGTCTACCACCTCAACTGCAAACGTGGTAAGTTCTCCATTAACATCCTCTGCCGTTGTAGCACCACCAACTACTACCTCCATCACCACGACTTCGTTCCaaccaacaacaatcacTGCTACATCATCTACATCCACCACCACATCAAGAAAACCTGACGCAACCATTACGGAAAGGAAGCACTAA
- the MUP1 gene encoding Mup1p (similar to Saccharomyces cerevisiae MUP1 (YGR055W); ancestral locus Anc_4.195), with protein MSEPKGFISQLNVFNRENYQFSKSKSKSSPAIETSDEILSDVEQGQQFMTELDQGEKRLGVLSCIGLICNRMLGTGVFAVSSTIYTLCGSVGLALIMWAVGAIIAISGLYVYMEFGTAIPKNGGEKNYLEAIFKKPRFFITSMYAAYVFFLGWAAGNSINTAVMFLTAANAEVTEWNQRGIGVAIVFFAFAINTISVKAGLYLQNILGIFKVGIVIFISITGWVALGGGLKDGYQSHNFHDAFAGTETATAYGVVTALYNVIWSFVGYSNVNYALGEVKDPVRTLKIAGPTSMIFLAIIYIFVNIAYFAVVPKEKLISSKLVLAADFFDIVFGGHAKRAAAAFVGLSALGNVLSVIFSQGRIIQQLGREGVLPFSNFFASSKPFSSPGVGLLQHFIVCMVTILGTPSDDAYNFVLNLISYPMNIINFVISAGLLWIYWERRQGRIEWNPPIKAGIFITSFFMISNVYLIVAPYIPPSDGESVYKTIPYWLHCVVAWGIFAFGGLYYVVWAQILPRIFHYKLDTKDILGEDGFWRVQIVKVYDKGHGNEEEESKGDDTNIGDDSPSVENIELEYIESNKDILHRSNKSEQS; from the coding sequence ATGTCCGAACCAAAGGGTTTCATATCACAACTTAATGTGTTCAATAGggaaaattatcaattctctaaatctaaatctaaatcatcCCCTGCTATTGAAACTTCCGATGAAATACTATCAGACGTGGAACAAGGTCAACAATTTATGACCGAATTAGATCAAGGTGAAAAAAGACTAGGTGTACTATCATGTATCGGGTTAATTTGTAACAGAATGTTAGGTACTGGTGTTTTTGCTGTCTCATCAACAATTTATACTCTATGTGGTTCCGTAGGTCTTGCATTAATCATGTGGGCTGTTGGTGCTATCATTGCCATTTCTGGGTTATACGTCTATATGGAATTCGGTACAGCGATTCCAAAAAATGGTggtgaaaaaaattacctTGAAgcaatttttaaaaaacCAAGATTCTTCATTACTTCCATGTATGCTGCttatgttttcttcttagGTTGGGCTGCAGGTAATTCTATCAATACGGCAGTTATGTTCTTAACTGCAGCTAATGCAGAGGTGACTGAATGGAATCAAAGAGGTATCGGTGTGGCTATTGTCTTTTTCGCATTTGCAATCAATACTATAAGTGTCAAAGCAGGTTTATATCTACAAAATATCCTAGGTATCTTCAAAGTAGGTATTGTTATCTTTATCTCTATTACCGGTTGGGTCGCTTTAGGGGGTGGTCTAAAGGATGGTTACCAATCTCATAATTTCCACGATGCCTTTGCAGGTACTGAAACAGCGACTGCTTATGGTGTCGTCACCGCTTTATATAATGTCATTTGGTCCTTTGTTGGCTACTCAAATGTCAATTATGCCCTTGGAGAAGTGAAAGATCCAGTAAgaactttgaaaattgcAGGTCCAACATCCATGATTTTCCTTGCTATCATCTATATTTTCGTTAATATTGCTTACTTCGCTGTCGTtccaaaggaaaaattaatcTCATCCAAATTAGTTCTTGCAGctgatttctttgatatcGTCTTTGGTGGTCATGCTAAGAGAGCTGCCGCAGCCTTTGTTGGTTTAAGTGCTTTAGGTAATGTTTTATCTGTTATCTTCTCACAAGGTAGAATCATTCAACAATTAGGTCGTGAAGGTGTTTTACCATTTTCGAATTTCTTTGCATCTTCTAAACCATTCAGTTCTCCAGGTGTTGGTCTTTTACAACATTTCATCGTTTGTATGGTTACCATCTTAGGTACTCCAAGTGATGACGCTTATAATTTTgtcttgaatttgatttcttatccaatgaatattatcaacTTCGTTATCAGTGCAGGTCTTCTATGGATCTACTGGGAAAGAAGACAAGGTAGAATTGAATGGAATCCACCCATCAAAGCTGGTATCTTTATCACTAGTTTCTTCATGATTTCCAATGTTTACTTGATTGTTGCTCCATACATTCCACCAAGTGACGGTGAATCTGTGTACAAAACTATACCATATTGGTTACATTGTGTGGTCGCTTGGGGTATCTTTGCATTCGGTGGGTTATATTACGTTGTCTGGGCTCAAATCTTACCAAGAATCTTCCATTACAAATTGGATACTAAAGATATCTTGGGTGAGGATGGATTCTGGAGAGTTCAAATTGTTAAAGTTTACGACAAGGGCCATGGtaacgaagaagaagaatccaAGGGTGATGATACTAATATTGGGGATGATTCTCCTTCCGTGGAAAATATCGAATTGGAATATATCGAAagtaataaagatatacTGCATAGGTCGAACAAGTCCGAACAAAGCTAA
- the NDAI0J01940 gene encoding uncharacterized protein (similar to Saccharomyces cerevisiae RSC1 (YGR056W) and RSC2 (YLR357W); ancestral locus Anc_4.196), translated as MLVLRNDELALLRDRLNTESEKLLTIKDENGLDISHVFNFLPAKMEYPDYYIIIKHPIAFDTIRKRLPHYIDPQDFITDAFQIPWNAKTYNAKGSIIYSYADRLDSFLRNITLPNLKRFYPELVIPDLGPLPDETRQSSTTGNTSSTNNKREFENSTVNRQNDTLKANKLQKSFLITNTQAPSTVFPMEQNSITIEGNNTNGGNYEPNQYISQNPMQIIHTIPAVIDEATRQTQNGQHQFSHVSPSMSPLSQPQSFSPTPQPMQSNIEMNPNGNMTHQIQRTVTTAQIKPANARKGKGRRGRPPIIDLPYIQRMKNILKSLKRDIDPTNNKPILSYFDKFPDGALGPMIANPICLDDIWKKIKTRRYRDFQSFQFDFNSMLSNYKELYQNDPMKAPRAHIIQSSFNHFLTLELQRPDSDYVPEGHYRIPLDEVYINNDKYSIGDWVLLYNPNDATTPIVGQIFRFWVTPDGQKWLNACWYLRPEQTVHRVDRLFYKHEVVKTGQYRDHRIEDIQGHCYVVHFTRYQRGDPELKVDGPLFICEFRYNENDKVFNKIRTWRACLPEEIRDVDEVTVPINRRKFFKYPSPIRHLLPPNATINDPIPQATEGAANAPPLIGAVYLRPKVEKDDLGEYSTSDDCPRYIIRPNDPQEQGTIDYENGTIIPTYKNNYSTSGYASNRTQSVKQHTQPMAQNNNSKIMTAATTTMRNTTPMTLQNKIPAVQNNKFPIRPSKPTPLTTIPTQRRPTPPQHTTRGPYISHIGNKNRIQKEQQRKEQIKYRLHKVKSKIKQTPTDLTTAINALTTHTSKSTNGQIVLSAPSAYVLPTEISLNNEPLSTITTTLQCSDLENQLRRYTKEELMIKKRSQRDATTDEVIWFRGPSIFVKNRLLNMGSEPFQVPLNRWFLDSNLKRRKLDYEEVEETIDDDPNKEEDTQVLEEGVRNELDTELKLEIPGPELAVSTKTDTNNFVNRGLPTVVTNDLTLSEGVEAELSDNDDEECLIPCIDLTPSARFLCYKLAAAARKTESRTSI; from the coding sequence ATGCTTGTCCTAAGAAATGACGAGCTTGCTCTGCTAAGAGACCGTTTGAATACAgaatctgaaaaattactgactattaaagatgaaaatggtCTTGACATCTCGcatgttttcaattttttaccAGCAAAGATGGAATATCCGGATTATTACATAATTATTAAACATCCTATAGCATTTGATACTATTAGGAAAAGGTTACCTCATTATATTGATCCACAAGATTTTATAACTGATGCTTTCCAAATCCCATGGAATGCTAAAACTTATAACGCCAAGGGTTCCATCATTTACTCTTACGCAGATAGGCTGGATTCATTCTTAAGAAATATAACTCTTCCAAATTTAAAGAGATTTTACCCAGAACTTGTTATACCTGACCTAGGTCCTCTGCCAGATGAAACTAGACAAAGTAGTACAACAGGAAACACATCATCGACTAATAATAAACgagaatttgaaaattccACTGTGAATAGGCAAAATGATACACTTAAGGCTAATAAGTTGCAGAAATCTTTCCTTATTACGAACACGCAAGCTCCTAGCACTGTTTTCCCAATGGAACAGAATTCGATAACGATAGAGGGAAATAACACGAATGGTGGGAACTATGAACcaaatcaatatatatctcAGAACCCGATGCAGATAATACATACAATTCCTGCAGTAATTGATGAGGCAACTAGACAGACGCAAAATGGTCAACATCAGTTTAGTCATGTATCGCCATCTATGTCACCGCTTTCTCAACCTCAATCATTCTCACCAACTCCTCAACCCATGCAAAGCAATATAGAAATGAATCCAAATGGGAATATGActcatcaaattcaaagaacGGTAACCACTGCACAAATCAAACCAGCAAATGCTAGGAAAGGTAAAGGAAGACGTGGCAGACCACCAATTATCGATTTACCATATATTCAACGAATGAAGAATATCTTAAAGAGTTTAAAACGTGATATTGATCCTACAAACAACAAGCCAATACTTAgttattttgataaatttccAGATGGTGCATTGGGTCCAATGATTGCCAACCCCATTTGCCTTGATgatatttggaaaaaaattaagacAAGAAGATATAGAGATTTCCAAtcatttcaatttgatttcaattcaatgCTATCTAATTATAAAGAACTATATCAAAATGATCCTATGAAAGCACCAAGAGCACATATTATACAATCATCATTCAATCATTTCTTAACCCTGGAATTACAAAGACCTGATTCAGATTATGTCCCTGAAGGTCATTATAGAATCCCCTTAGATgaagtatatataaacaatGACAAATATTCGATCGGTGATTGGGTTTTACTTTATAATCCCAACGATGCAACGACACCAATTGTTGGTCAAATCTTTAGATTTTGGGTTACACCAGATGGTCAAAAATGGCTTAATGCATGTTGGTATTTGAGACCCGAACAAACCGTTCACAGGGTCGACCgtttattttataaacATGAAGTAGTAAAAACTGGTCAATATAGAGATCATCGTATTGAAGATATACAAGGCCATTGCTACGTAGTTCATTTTACAAGGTATCAACGTGGTGATCCAGAGTTGAAAGTTGATGGtcctttatttatttgtgaATTTagatataatgaaaacGATAAAGTGTTTAACAAAATCAGGACATGGAGAGCATGTCTTCCGGAAGAGATTAGAGATGTCGATGAGGTAACAGTACCGATCAACCGaaggaaatttttcaaatatccCTCTCCAATTAGGCATCTCTTACCTCCTAATGCAACAATCAATGATCCAATACCGCAAGCTACAGAAGGTGCCGCCAATGCTCCACCTTTGATTGGGGCAGTGTATCTAAGGCCAAAAGTTGAAAAGGATGATCTCGGTGAATATTCAACATCTGATGATTGTCCACGTTACATAATTAGGCCAAATGACCCACAAGAGCAAGGTACGATAGATTATGAGAATGGGACGATAATTCCAAcctataaaaataattatagtACATCAGGATATGCATCGAACCGTACACAAAGTGTAAAGCAACATACACAACCAATGGCACAGAACAACAATAGTAAAATCATGACTGCAGCCACTACTACAATGCGTAACACTACGCCAATGACGCTACAGAATAAAATACCGGCTGTGcagaataataaattccCAATAAGACCCTCTAAACCAACTCCACTTACAACTATTCCTACCCAACGTAGACCAACACCTCCACAACATACTACCAGAGGTCCATATATATCACATATTGGGAACAAAAATAGGATACAAAAGGAACAACAAAGAAAGgaacaaataaaatatagACTACATAAAGTAAAGagtaaaataaaacaaactCCTACTGATCTTACGACTGCCATCAATGCACTAACAACACATACTTCTAAATCAACCAATGGTCAAATCGTTTTATCAGCTCCAAGTGCATATGTTCTACCGACcgaaatttctttaaataatgaaccaTTATCAACGATTACGACGACATTACAGTGCTCCGATCTAGAGAACCAGCTAAGGCGGTACACGAAAGAGGAACTGATGATTAAGAAAAGGTCGCAGCGGGACGCAACGACTGATGAAGTGATATGGTTCAGAGGACCAAGTATTTTCGTAAAAAATCGTCTGCTGAACATGGGTTCTGAACCTTTCCAAGTTCCGCTGAATAGATGGTTTCTCGACAGCAATTTAAAGCGAAGGAAATTGGATTACGAAGAGGTCGAGGAAACAATAGACGACGATCCTAATAAGGAAGAGGATACACAAGTACTTGAGGAAGGTGTAAGAAACGAGTTAGATACTGAATTGAAACTGGAAATTCCAGGGCCTGAACTGGCTGTCAGTACTAAGACTGATACAAATAATTTCGTTAATAGAGGTCTACCCACTGTGGTTACAAACGACTTAACATTATCTGAGGGTGTTGAAGCTGAATTAagtgataatgatgatgaagagtGTCTAATCCCATGTATTGACTTGACTCCTTCAGCAAGATTCCTTTGTTATAAATTGGCAGCGGCGGCACGCAAAACCGAGTCAAGAACTTCCATTTGA
- the ADE13 gene encoding adenylosuccinase ADE13 (similar to Saccharomyces cerevisiae ADE13 (YLR359W); ancestral locus Anc_4.197), with translation MSDFDKYTTPLSSRYASKEMSSIFSLRSRFSTWRKLWLNLAIAEKELGLDVISDEAIKEMEAHLTITDDEIAKASAQEAIVRHDVMAHVHTFGESCPEAAGIIHLGATSCFVTDNADLIFLRDAYDLVIPKLVNVIDRLSKFAMEYKDLPVLGWTHFQPAQLTTLGKRATLWIQELLWDLRNFVRARNDIGLRGVKGTTGTQASFLALFHGDHDKVEALDKRVTELLGFDTVYPVTGQTYSRKIDIDVLAPLSSFAATAHKMATDIRLLANLKELEEPFEKSQIGSSAMAYKRNPMRCERVCSLARHLGSLFSDAVQTASVQWFERTLDDSAIRRISLPSAFLTTDILLSTLLNISSGLVVYPKVIERRIKSELPFMATENIIMAMVEKKASRQDVHERIRVLSHQAAAVVKEQGGDNDLIERIQKDEYFKPIWGELDQLLEPSTFVGRAPQQVEKFVANDVKNALAPYEKYIHDQEAKLSV, from the coding sequence ATGTCCGATTTCGATAAATATACTACGCCCTTATCCTCTAGATATGCTTCTAAAGAAATGTCTAGTATCTTCTCCTTAAGGAGCAGATTTTCTACATGGAGAAAACTATGGTTAAACCTAGCCATTGCTGAAAAGGAGTTGGGTTTAGATGTTATCAGCGATGAAGCCATTAAGGAAATGGAAGCCCATCTAACCATTACAGACGATGAGATCGCCAAAGCTAGTGCACAAGAAGCGATTGTTAGACATGATGTCATGGCCCATGTCCATACCTTCGGTGAATCATGCCCTGAAGCAGCTGGTATCATTCACTTAGGTGCTACTTCATGTTTTGTGACTGATAATGCtgatttgattttcttaAGAGACGCCTATGATCTAGTCATCCCAAAGTTAGTTAACGTTATCGATAGATTATCTAAATTTGCTATGGAATATAAAGATTTACCAGTGTTAGGGTGGACCCATTTTCAACCTGCTCAATTGACTACTTTAGGTAAACGTGCTACATTATGGATTCAAGAACTATTATGGGATCTAAGAAACTTCGTTAGAGCTAGGAATGATATAGGTTTACGTGGTGTTAAGGGTACTACTGGGACTCAAGCTTCATTTTTGGCCTTATTCCATGGTGACCATGACAAAGTGGAAGCCCTAGATAAGAGAGTCACCGAATTGCTAGGTTTCGATACTGTTTATCCAGTTACTGGCCAAACATATTCTAGAAAGATCGACATTGATGTTTTGGCTCCTTTATCCTCATTTGCTGCTACAGCTCATAAGATGGCTACTGATATTAGATTATTGgcaaatttgaaagaactTGAAGAACCTTTCGAAAAATCCCAAATTGGTTCTTCTGCTATGGCGTACAAGAGAAATCCTATGCGTTGTGAACGTGTCTGTTCTTTAGCTAGACACTTGGGTTCTTTGTTTAGTGATGCAGTCCAAACAGCTTCTGTCCAATGGTTTGAAAGAACATTAGATGATTCCGCTATTAGAAGAATTTCTTTACCAAGCGCCTTCTTAACTACCGATATTCTTTTATCCACATTGTTGAACATATCCTCAGGTCTTGTAGTCTATCCAAAGGtcattgaaagaagaattaagTCAGAACTACCATTTATGGCTACTGAAAACATTATTATGGCTATGGTAGAGAAAAAAGCTTCCAGACAAGATGTGCATGAACGAATTAGAGTCTTATCTCACCAAGCTGCCGCTGTGGTCAAAGAACAAGGTGGTGACAACGATTTGATTGAACGTATCCAAAAGGATGAATACTTTAAGCCAATTTGGGGTGAGTTAGACCAACTACTGGAACCATCTACTTTTGTCGGAAGAGCTCCTCAAcaagttgaaaaatttgttgCCAATGATGTCAAGAATGCTTTAGCACCTTATGAAAAGTACATTCATGACCAAGAAGCAAAATTGAGCgtataa
- the VPS38 gene encoding Vps38p (similar to Saccharomyces cerevisiae VPS38 (YLR360W); ancestral locus Anc_4.199), whose amino-acid sequence MPQYVSQRRLRHIRSISIRNLSLLSLEHPLRESFPYLTLPCFFVIKTLKGDTIYISETQNGSTYNVQFNSLPINSNPSTCVTVQLIVEISCKLFKTSGRDNEGENHENVWCPMATYEVDLNLLKKIELDNTIIESWNTPIFEFEDGIYIIPDTKNKNILLQQNTQSHRRKISGTQTKKSVTFNSLLKLNKMIEYNMNMDRELLSDSVNLEKSVRLPNGRLCWRKIQIIDAINQSKTSNLKKMNIIERLRSLLFKENALLKKSVTELSLLSLNQNQSSKEDYGNTYSGLIQTKTHLERIKVKKITQLIRIFENTGIFDEEFGFIRCLKTNNDHEPQSFSSSSPYPKITLNRVDMKRLSSRISKSQEDREIISSMLGYYLLFIKLITSKIYKIALPYNLQYFGSTSLIDGKYPLYCPKSNDMDQYRDFKNALNHFNVDISQTIQYLDHYYI is encoded by the coding sequence ATGCCTCAATACGTATCCCAGAGAAGACTAAGACACATAAGATCTATCTCAATACGCAACCTTTCGTTATTGAGTCTCGAGCATCCATTACGGGAAAGCTTCCCTTATCTCACACTACCATGCTTCTTTGTCATCAAAACTTTAAAGGGAGATACCATTTATATCAGTGAAACCCAAAATGGGAGTACCTATAATGttcaattcaattctttaccTATCAATTCAAACCCATCTACATGTGTAACAGTGCAATTAATAGTCGAAATTTCTTGCAAGTTATTTAAAACATCTGGGAGGGACAACGAGGGAGAGAACCACGAGAATGTATGGTGTCCTATGGCTACATATGAAGTTGATTTAAATctgttgaaaaaaattgagtTAGATAATACAATTATAGAATCATGGAACACACCAATTTTCGAATTCGAAGATGGTATATACATTATTCCTGATACTAAAAATAAGAACATACTATTACAGCAAAATACTCAGAGCCACCGAAGGAAAATATCTGGCACTCAAACCAAAAAATCAGTTACTTTTAATTCACTTTTGAAACTGAATAAGATGATTGAGTATAACATGAATATGGATAGGGAACTGCTTAGTGATTCCgttaatttggaaaaaagTGTACGGCTCCCTAATGGACGTTTATGTTGGCGTaagattcaaataatcGATGCcatcaatcaatcaaagaCAAGtaatttgaagaagatgaatattataGAGCGGCTTCGTAGCTTATtgtttaaagaaaatgcattattaaagaaatccGTGACGGAGTTGTCGTTACTTTCATTAAATCAAAACCAATCATCAAAAGAAGATTATGGTAACACATATTCAGGTCTAATACAGACTAAGACTCATCTTGAGAGAATCAAAGTTAAAAAGATTACTCAACTGATACggatatttgaaaatacgGGAAtttttgatgaagaattcgGATTTATACGATGTTTGAAGACCAATAATGACCACGAACCACAGTCATTTTCAAGTTCCTCCCCGTATCCGAAAATAACGTTGAATCGAGTAGACATGAAGAGACTGTCGAGTAGGATATCAAAGAGCCAAGAAGATCGTGAGATAATAAGTTCCATGTTAGGctattatcttcttttcatcaaattaaTCACAtcaaaaatttacaaaattgCATTACCTTATAATTTGCAATATTTTGGTAGTACATCTCTTATAGATGGGAAGTATCCATTATACTGCCCCAAATCAAACGACATGGACCAGTATCGtgatttcaaaaatgcACTCAATCATTTTAATGTAGATATATCACAAACTATACAGTATTTAGACCATTATTacatataa